In a genomic window of Anoplopoma fimbria isolate UVic2021 breed Golden Eagle Sablefish chromosome 6, Afim_UVic_2022, whole genome shotgun sequence:
- the tmem87b gene encoding transmembrane protein 87A, whose product MAAAVKMRTWSCPTRGVFYPWAVLFFVLLGSINAVAAAPETGLWKITVVNTSRPLLLRKSMYKDTDIELEVMHFGCPEEITFSIHWYLKYYPCHNEFNNIEEMYGRTPLSRGEGLDPNPLGQGEFIEHQHGPITCINGLHSFPMLKKAKADPRPVSPPVEGDEKDIRLITEEYDSNSNNSGVNIQNNVIATTWKDGPYLLVVKIVSSKPDANWNLTVNVVMKGSHGYISITEWPLMIFYMVMCIVYIFYALLWFIWAACYWKDLLRIQFWIAGVIFLGMVEKAVFCAEYENTNAVGSASPGLLIFAELVSALKRTLARLLVIIVSLGYGIVKPRLGQVMHRVVGLGILYFAFASIEGVLRITGAKDSDLALLANIPLALLDSSLCWWIFVSLAQTIKTLKLRKNPVKLSLYRHFTNTLIFAVIASIIFMGWIAKKFRLADCQSDWIELWVEDAFWRFLFSVILFVIMFLWRPSANNQRYAFTPLIDDSDDEEIEEFVASTNLADGIKLRASKSETNGSVKPAEINLEEDLKWVEDNIPSSLTDVALPILLDSDEEIMTTRYEMSKLE is encoded by the exons ATGGCTGCTGCAGTCAAGATGAGGACGTGGAGCTGTCCGACCAGAGGAGTTTTCTATCCTTGGgcagtgcttttttttgttttactcgGTAGCATAAATGCAGTGGCTGCAGCACCGGAGACAGGGCTTTGGAAAATCACAGTTGTAAAT ACCTCAAGACCACTGCTGTTAAGAAAATCCATGTATAAAGACACAGACATTGAATTAGAAG TTATGCATTTTGGCTGTCCTGAGGAGATAACCTTCTCTATTCACTGGTATTTAAAGTACTACCCCTGTCACAATGAATTCAACAATATTGAA GAAATGTATGGGAGAACGCCTCTGAGTCGTGGGGAGGGCCTTGATCCAAATCCCCTCGGACAAGGGGAGTTCATCGAACACCAACACGGTCCCATAACATGTATCAATGGGCTGCACTCCTTTCCAATGCTCAAA aaagcCAAGGCAGATCCACGTCCAGTCAGTCCACCTGTTGAGGGT GATGAAAAAGACATCAGATTAATTACTGAGGAGTATGACAGCAACTCCAACAACAGCGGTGTAAATATCCAAAACAATGTCATAGCCACGACGTGGAAGGACGGGCCGTACTTGCTGGTTGTTAAGATTGTGTCTAGTAAACCGGATGCCAACTGGAATTTAACAG ttaatGTGGTGATGAAAGGCAGCCATGGTTACATTTCTATCACAGAATGGCCTCTCATGATT TTCTACATGGTGATGTGCATAGTGTACATCTTCTACGCCCTGCTGTGGTTTATCTGGGCAGCGTGCTACTGGAAAGATCTGCTGAGAATCCAGTTCTGGATAGCGGGGGTCATATTCCTCGGCATGGTGGAGAAAGCTGTCTTCTGTGCCGAATATGAAAACACTAACGCTGTCGGCTCTGCTT CTCCCGGCTTGTTGATCTTTGCTGAGCTGGTCTCCGCCCTCAAGAGGACTTTGGCTCGATTGCTCGTCATCATCGTCAGCCTTGGATATGGCATTGTTAA GCCTCGACTGGGGCAAGTAATGCACCGAGTTGTGGGGCTTGGAATCCTCTACTTTGCCTTTGCTAGCATTGAAGGTGTCCTGAGGATTACTGGG GCAAAAGACTCTGACTTGGCCCTGCTGGCCAACATTCCCCTGGCTCTGCTTGACTCCTCTCTATGCTGGTGGAT CTTTGTCAGCCTGGCACAAACCATCAAGACTCTGAAGCTGAGGAAAAACCCCGTCAAGTTGTCTCTGTACAGGCATTTTACAAACACACTTATATTTGCTGTCATTG CTTCCATCATTTTCATGGGTTGGATAGCAAAAAAATTCCGGCTAGCAGATTGCCAGTCT gATTGGATTGAGCTTTGGGTGGAAGATGCTTTCTGGAGGTTCTTGTTCTCCGTCATTCTGTTCGTGATAATGTTTCTATGGAGACCGTCTGCAAACAACCAAAG GTATGCTTTCACACCTCTCATTGATGACTCTGACGATGAGGAGATTGAGGAATTCGTTGCCTCTACAAACCTTG cTGATGGCATAAAGTTGAGAGCATCTAAAAGTGAAACTAATGGCTCAGTGAAGCCTGCAGAAATAAACCTA GAGGAAGACTTGAAGTGGGTGGAGGACAACATTCCTAGCTCTCTCACGGATGT AGCTCTACCAATCCTGCTCGACTCAGATGAG GAAATCATGACGACCAGATATGAGATGTCAAAGCTGGAGTGA